The Pleurodeles waltl isolate 20211129_DDA chromosome 7, aPleWal1.hap1.20221129, whole genome shotgun sequence genome contains the following window.
ACTTTTATCCTTTCACTGCTTACATTCGTAGAACTAATTGTTTCAGCACTCATACATTGGAGTGGATGTGTTTCTTTGCTCTCCCCTCCTGTGTTGCATCCTCACTTAAAACCTTCCTGCAGTCTCTGTGTCACTTCCCTCTAATCCTCCCAGCAGATCAGTTGCTTCTCCCACTCTTCCCCTCCCGCTCCTTTCTCCTCTCTTACTCTGCTCCCCAACTCTTCTGGTGCAGCTCCCAACTCCCCTCTTGGGTTTTCTAACTTTAAAAAAGTATATTATCAATGTAATtatctttttaatgtttttggaaggtcaggcagctgcaattttcTGAGAGGTTGATTTGTCACACTTTATGTTTTTTGCTCCAAGATCCGTCtagcatcttggaatggtaaatgaaagataaaaaacaaaatgaccacCACCTTGTGATGCATGTGCAGTCACTATTATGTAATCTTCATACGAACTGCATCAGTTCGATCGCTTGTGTTGATAGTTTGGAGACTGCAAAAATGATCGATAATCTTTACAAAGATGGCGGCTGTTCTGGCACGGATTAGCAGCTCAACACACCCACCATTAAGAAGGCGTCTGCCGAATATGCTGAGCACAGCAAAGGGGAGTTATTGCAGAGCAACTACATATGTAGAATACAAACATTGTTTATTGGAAGCACTTAATATCAAGGAATATAATGAGACTAGCTACACAGCAGGCACACTTTAATTGAAATATTTTTAGTCAGAAAAAGCAGACAAATTatgaacatttaggggcatatttatactctgtttgcgccggaattgcgtcgttttttttacgcaaatccaacgcagagctaactccatatttatactttggcgttagacccgtctagcgccaaagatcttggagtttgcgtcattttttagcgtggacacctaacttgcgttaatgatatgcaaggtaggcgttcccgtctaaaaaatgactccaaggcatgtgcgcattatttaaactcccgtgcaaaaatgacgcacaggagtgggcgggtcaaaaaaaattacgtccagccgcttttgcgtcattttttaacgcctggtcagggcaggcgttaagggacctgtgggctcggaaggagcccagaggtgccctcccatgcccccagggacaccccctgccacccttgcccaccccaggaggacgcccaaggatggagggacccatcccagggaacttaaggtaatttcaggtaagtaatttattttttatttttttgtggcatagggggacctgatttgtgcccccctacatgccactatgcccaatgaccatgtgggcatggccattgggcaagggggcatgactcctgtctgtgctaagacaggagtcatttcaatgggggttgggagtccaaaaaaatggcgcaaatcgggttgaggccaatattttgcctcagacctgacttgccccattttttgacacccaagctccattttcccctacgccggcgctgcctggtgtgggtcatttttttttacgcacaccagtcagctgccccggctaacgtcattccataaataaggcgcccgcatggcgctttggaatggtgttagccggcgttaaaatttttgacgcacaactgctttggcgcagttgtgcgtcaaaaagtataaatatggcccttagtggttATGCTGAGGGTGCCATAAACCTATGACGCATATGTGTAAATGCGTGATGAGAATTCTGCGTTTATGCAACAGCACACTTTTTTCTGGTGCTGTTTAGCTTGGGGAATAACCATTTGTTTGTTCCTGTTGACGCTGTACGGAACCGGCAAAAAACatgtttgcaaagccaataggtctgcactggcagtgctgaaaGAGGAGGcttattgactttgtcagtgcttgtttattacATTATGGGTTTAATCTCCCTGTACTTATAATGGGAAAGGAAACTACTAGACCCGCAAAGCAAAATAAAGGGAACTGGATAAACTCTATGCGCCTGACTAGGACATTCTGAGAGCACTGGTGCTGATCTTTAAAAGATGAAATTGTTTGAATACAAACTCATGAAACTGAACAGGGTTCATTTCCGTGCAGATTGGTTCCACGCGGTTCAGGCCCTGATGGTGATTTCCGTCCTGTTCTCCAGCTTCTCCTTCATCCTCTTCATGTGGCAGCTCTACACCATGGCCCGAGGAGGACTCTTCTATGCTACGGGCCTCTTCCAGATCTTTGCAAGTAAGGGTTCTTTTGTGCCTACGTCTTcctatattattttgttaattttcaaTTTCCTGTCCCATTATACACTTAAACCTCGCAACCCTGAACTTTCAATACACCCACCTCTCCACGGCCACACCCATTCTGGTATTTGGAATATTCAAGGGTTGGATGCCTGTGCAAGTCAGCAACTACAAATTTTCCTGGCTAGTCACCAAAAAGGTTTGGCAATGTCAAATATTTTGTATTCCAATATTGAATTTGACACACACTAATAAGTAGTACAATTATATTCCGCTCTCAACAAAGTGTCTTAGGTAACGTATTATTTGACATATTACACAGACCAGTGACAGTGCAGGAGGTTAAAAGAGATACATGTGATTTTCCCAGGGTGTGGAGGAACAGGGGGTGGGGGGATTAAATTGGGATCGCATGAATGACAGAAAATAATTAATTTATGGTAACCGCATAGCAATTAACAAAGGTCAACAAATGATTTTAATTAAGGTAATTATACCCCAGGTGTGGAGATGCTTCATCTCGTAAGAATGGTATGGTCACTTACCTGGAAGGCAAACAAACTAAGGATGAATTACGCCTGTTTCTGCTTCATGCTGCATTAGTACTGCGCAGTATTGTTAAGTGACCACTTACCTTTCTGTCTTGTTGCAGGCCTGTCTGTCTTCACTGGTGCTGTGATCTATGCTAGCCACGTCTCTGAGTTCCACACGGGTCGGCAAAAGGATGGCTACTTCGGCTACTGCTTTGTGTTGGCATGGGTGGCCTTCCCTCTCTCCATGATCAGCGGCATAATGTACATCCACCTACGCAAGCGGGAGTGAGGTGAATAGCATGACCTTCTTTGCCATCTGAAAAGTTTTTACATATGAAGGTGCACGGTGGGCAACATGACCTCCTCCAGCTTGTCTGTCGCGATTGCTTCCTGCCTTGGATATCATTGCCAGAATCATGGACCAATTCAGAGTGATATTGACTCTGTGATATGCTCAGATCATGTTGTCAACACCAATTGCCCTTCCAAGTTATCCTCCAGGGTTCACTGCTCCTCCATAGTACAATGATTCAGCTGAAGGAGTGCCAGTTTCATCTTGTGCCAACTTCAGGTAGTGACATCAAGATCAACCACCAGACAAAACAAGACGGACATTGGAACAACCCTTATGCCTTAGCATAATGACGAAAGTGACCTAACACCTTCCATTCTCAGAAATATTATTTTGTTCTCCAGAGACGGTCTGACCATCCAGCAATACTAGAAACCAGACACAGACCTGGGAAACAGAGTCCAAAAGCCCATCAGGACAGGGTTGAAGAGCGCCAATAGAGGGAACGACATAGCACCCTTTCTTTTCTAATCACTGCCAATACAAATTGATTTACttttatcaaaagaaagaaaacttcACCCACAAGAATCCTGCCATGACTAAGAAGGATCTCAGTCCAATGATGAACAGCTGTTAGTGATGCAATGGTCAAAAGTGCATAATTCTATTAAGGAATACCAGTGCGGTCTTTTTATCTCCTTCTAACACATTAATCTCATACTTTTTTATCCTTAAAACCGGTTGCATCTGGTGGCATCTtataaaaaactgtatttttttatcTACGTATTTGTTCGAAGATTCCATTATGAAGACATTTATCTTACAAAATTACTTACATGTAATTTTAAAGtatacatataaataaaacaaataatcttTAAGGTCTGTTGGAGAGACATCCCATTATTCATTGTCAAATAAATGTGTCTGTGCTCGGGGCGGTGAGGTGGGTAGTCGCTAAACTCTAAATATGCATCCCTCATATGTATTTAGAATGGGTGTCAATGTGGTAAGAGTCCAAGAAAGTTATATAATTCTGTAATCCTTGCACAATTCTCTTCAATTAAAACAGTTAGCCCCTCTTGTTCCAGCACAGATTAGAAATTCACATGTTCCTCTCGTTAAATGGGGTAAGTGATTGCAGTCCCATTAAAATAGTGTAATACAAACATTGTAGGACTGAAGTACGTAGTGTCAGTGAATATAATGCGAATGATTTTGGGGCAGGCATGCTACCACTAAAATGCTTCTTACTCAGAAAAAAAAGCAGATATATTATGAATATTTACTACTTGTATTAGGACACTAATCTAGATTTCATAATAGAAAACGGATATAGTGATTTACTGCAGTAATTTACATGTAAAACGTACCACAGCTGTGGCAAAAACAAACACATTCAAAAGTTAGAAAATACGCAATGTCTTAAATGCAATGCAAGCATTTTTATCTTGCACGATCTACAAAATTATTAATTTAGAGGGTTAATTTATCTAAGAAATATTGGGCACGAGGAAGTCAGAGAACTGATAACAGCAAAGGCTACTATAAAAAATATCTCCTACCTTAACGACCAGCTTTCTTATTACCTTTGGCACCTACTGTAGTTTAACCAACTCGTGTGCCTGGCATAAGGTGGAGTTTCCAAGCTTCTACTGATTGTTTCCAAACGTTGCTAAATCCATCCTCAGTAATTAGCAGTTTCTGTTTAGTACCTagggctatatttacaagaaagtggcacatcagaagtgatgcaccacttttcttgtggcccccttgcgtcccctaacgccaccatggtagtgtcgtatttacaatacggtgcaccatggcacattttaggggcaatagcgtaatttttttaatgctattgtaatgctatactggattaatgtaaaaaaaaaaaaaatgacactaatccagtatagtgttaagaggcccatagaaatcaatgggagtctcattttaacacctgctttaagcaggcgttaaaaatgatgctagaaatggcgcaatggacCATTGTGCCATTTTCAgtgaccctctaacgagggaacggtcccctttgcatacatcatgcatatattatgcaggaTGTGGCGCAAATGGTTTACAAGGTGAAGCAAACCTAGTTTGCGGCatatgtaaatatggtgctatggtagtggcccgttagtgGCTCATTTGCGGCAAACATTTTGCCCAAATGTGGCGCTATGGGGGCGcaaggtccttgtaaatctggcccctagtttccagTGTACCTTGTGGAACCTGCTCGCTGCGCGCTCTCCCTGACTCCGTTCTCAGGTGACTGTTTCGCTGGGATGGGGATCCGTGCCAATGCCACCATTTTATTTAAATAATATAAGTATATTTATTAGACGCCTATTAATAAAATCTATGGACATCTTAAGGTTAACAAGTGAAGGGGATTCGTGCAAAGGGGCTGCAATTGTACCCCTGGTGTCCCTCTCCTCTTTTTAGTATCCATGGAGACATAGCTCGTAGATCTGTATCCGTGGCCAATTGAGTACCCGGGAAAGAGACCCCTTCATAGAAAGGAATTGATAGGGCTACAGCAACACGGAAAGAGCTCAGCCCCTCCAATGTGTCTCTTTTTTAATGATTAGGTATTCTGAGACCATATATGGTCTCATAGTTTCCGTCACTTGATGACAAATGAGACTGCTTAGTGCCTCACcatcttcaaatcacattatttgatattgttcacAGTATTTGAATGCTCCTGACGCTGCAACCattacatttttcttaaatatataaGGATAGCACGTCTTTCTTCCTCTGTCTTAAATAATTTTCTTAGTTTCCTAGGATGTGGGTTCCACAAAAATGTGATTGACTCATTTACTATATATGTATGTGAAAGGAATATGAATGTCCGTGAAATTTCTCAGATTCGTCACTGTAGTATATCCATGCTGAATTACTTGATGGCGTttgctttgaagtaaaacagtcatTATGGGAGTCCTTCTTCTCTGTTAATGGCACTTCGGAAATCGTACAGTTTACTGCGCCTGACTGTTCAACCCTAACGCTTGCTTTATCTGTAACTTGCAGGTCACATGACTTCAGTTAAATCACCCTCACGCGCGAATACACAATCTGAACAACTTAATCCACATTTGACCATATTCTTAAGGAAGCACTTATAAACATAGTTGCAAACTATGACAGTATCTAATTTGGGGTTGAGCGTGGCAACACAATTGTCAAGGCCAGGATATCATGAAGAAATACCAGTGCCACTCAATCCAACAGAGCAGCCCACTTGGTGGAAAGGAGGGGTGATGCTCACGACCAAGCATCACCCGACActgcaaaagaaaaatgaaagcaaaaataaaaacatgaaaagagGTTCTCCAGTGTTCCTGCAATAAGAGGGCAAATATTTTAAAAGGTAAAAGAAAAGAGTTCCAGGGAAGTCCAGGAGAGCATTCCCAATGTTTACATTCAGACAGGATATTAAAAGGTACCATTTTGGAGCACTCCTTCAACCAGAAAGGGAAGATCTGCAGGATCAGTGGGAGGCAATGTGGATTCCAAAACGTGCCCAAAATAATTTACCAACAGGCTCTCACCTGGTCTTTTTGTCATTAGATTTACTATGTAGTCAGGTAAAAAAGATGCAATTGTCTAACGAAACAATACACAATCCAGATTACAAAATACTTAATCAAATAACTAGGTCACTTAGAATAAGTAACAAATTCTCTactcaaggaaaaaaaaaacgtaTCCCCAGAGACAAAGAGtgtgtaaattttgcacttgttgAGCAAGTTTGATATTAAGTTAAAATAAGCCAAGAGTGCAATTGTGCCAAGTAATTTAAAGTAATAATGCGGTCAGTAGGGCCCTAAAACAAATAATATCACAAATATGCAAAATATGAGAAATGCGTAAAAATTAAGCGTTCTAGAAAAATAGCTCCAATTATAAAAAGCATCTCAGACCAACAGAAACCCGAGCAGAATGAAGTTAAAATAGAAAATGATCCCCGGTCCCCCAATAGTAACACGAACATTTCGACTCTGTCAAGCAACACACGTTATACAGGACAAAACTTTGACATGTTTAAATACATAACATTAAGTCAGCAACGGATTTAGTAAATGAGATGTTACACAAAAAtaacaacatttctttttttttccttccgGATACATGGATCGTTAAAATACAAAACACATGATTAATTTCTGTGCAGTCATTATTTATATATTCTTTCCACTAAAAGTAAGAAAAAGACTTTAAAATTAATTGCATTAATTAATTTCGTTCTTCCTGCGCGCATCATGGTGAAGGAAACataacaaaaaatgaaaacactCACTTCTGCCAAGAGGTTGCAGTCTTCAGCCTTGAAAACATACATTTTATCAGTTAAAGGAAGATACAGAGATCATCAGCAAGATCAGCAGACGAAAATGAATTcacaatatttttatgttttacagaaTGAGATAACCCGTGCACATTTATTTCTGTGCACGTAATTAAAATGCCTACAATTAGCAGCACAAAAATGTCAAGCGCATTTTTTAAGTTGTTAATTTGCTTTCTCGTCACAATAGGTCCCAAACAAAAGGCAAAAATCtccataaaaaattacaaaaacggATCCAGAAATATGGTCAAAAAGCAATGTGGGttaaaaaacacaccacaaaaaaaaaaaaatccaatagcaAAACGAAGGAAAAGAAAACGAGGGTATCACTCCAGGGGGAGTCACAACAAGCTGCATAATCAGACCCCAAGAGCAAGGCCATAATGACAGCAAGCAGGGGTCGAGACCCACGAAGCAGACAGTCGGTGCCGCAGCAAGCAGTCTCCACCACAGCAAAACATCTTGTGAAGCACGATTTGTAGCAATCTTCTTCAGGGCAAAAATACCTAATCAGAAGTTTCTGTACCTAGAACAGCTGCACCTATTCGAAATCTTGGTACAGGCAGGACCTCAATATCCACAAATGCAATGACCTCCACAAGCATGCCTACTGCACCAACATATACAATAGTACAAGCAATATGGTGAGAACCACTATCAACACCGAcaactagtcctgcaaagtacttcccctgacaccagcaccactgagaCATGCACCTGCAGTGTCACCAACACAGACTTCAAGCCTAGTGCTGCCAACTGCATGGCAGACAAAGCCAAGGGCACGAATTGCAATACCAACATGTGCATTAGAACCCACACACACCAAGACAGCAATGATGCAAAAGAACACACTTATAAAGTCCAGTACAAATGTCCAATAACCTATGACTTGGTTGAATGTGTTCCTTCCAG
Protein-coding sequences here:
- the EMP3 gene encoding epithelial membrane protein 3, yielding MSLLLFGVSALHIIILVLLLVATLDKSWWILSEDETLNLWYDCLYDNNTDAWLCSTVSDNDWFHAVQALMVISVLFSSFSFILFMWQLYTMARGGLFYATGLFQIFASLSVFTGAVIYASHVSEFHTGRQKDGYFGYCFVLAWVAFPLSMISGIMYIHLRKRE